In Glycine max cultivar Williams 82 chromosome 7, Glycine_max_v4.0, whole genome shotgun sequence, a single window of DNA contains:
- the LOC100776773 gene encoding surfeit locus protein 1 produces MLTHLRRAAAACGGATSDHFLALRQFSSAVVAVSSVSDSDPTLPSSSDSQRKASRWLLFLPGAITFGLGTWQIGRREEKIKMLEYREKRLQMEPLKFSSAYSSDEELDSLEFRKVVCKGYFDDKKSVYVGPRSRSISGVTENGYYIITPLMPVPNCPDSVSIPILVNRGWVPRSWKDKFLEASQDEDLEDALPSPSHVDGSKSWWRFWSKKPVIEDQVASVTPIEVVGVVRGSEKPSIFVPANDPGSSQWFYVDVPGIARACGLPENTIYFEDTNENVNPSNPYPVPKDVNTLIRSSVMPRDHLNYTLTWYSLSAAVTFMAFKRLRQKNKRRWQSRR; encoded by the exons ATGCTAACACATCTCCGCCGCGCGGCTGCCGCATGCGGTGGTGCTACCTCCGACCACTTCCTCGCTCTCAGGCAGTTCAGCTCCGCCGTCGTCGCCGTTTCCTCCGTGTCTGATTCCGATCCAACACTTCCCTCTTCTTCCGATTCACAGA GAAAAGCATCTAGATGGTTGCTATTTCTACCTGGGGCAATCACATTTGGCCTTGGGACTTGGCAGATTggtagaagagaagaaaag ATTAAAATGTTGGAATATCGAGAGAAGAGGTTGCAAATGGAACCATTAAAATTCAGTAGTGCTTATTCATCAGATGAGGAATTAGATTCTCTGGAATTTAGGAAGGTGGTGTGCAAAggatattttgatgataaaaaatcaGTCTATGTGGGACCACGTTCAAGAAGTATTTCAGGAGTCACTGAAAATGGCTACTATATTATAACACCTCTTATGCCAGTTCCCAATTGTCCTGACAG TGTAAGCATTCCAATTTTAGTCAACAGAGGGTGGGTTCCACGTAGTTGGAAAGACAAATTTTTAGAGGCTTCACAAGATGAAGATTTGGAAGATGCTCTTCCTTCCCCTTCTCACGTTGATGGAAGTAAATCTTGGTGGAGATTTTGGTCTAAAAAGCCTGTTATTGAG GATCAGGTTGCATCTGTTACACCTATAGAAGTTGTTGGCGTAGTTCGTGGAAGTGAGAAGCCAAGCATATTTGTCCCGGCGAATGACCCTGGGTCTTCCCAGTGGTTCTATGTTGATGTTCCTGGCATAGCTCGTGCTTGTGGCCTTCCAGAAAATACCATCTATTTTGAAGATACTAACGAAAATGTGAATCCAAGTAATCCTTACCCTGTGCCCAAGGATGTGAATACCTTGATTCGAAGTTCAGTCATGCCTAGGGACCACCTAAACTATACATTGACATG GTATTCTCTTTCTGCAGCAGTTACATTTATGGCTTTTAAGAGACTTAGACAGAAAAATAAGCGGAGATGGCAAAGTCGGAGATAG
- the LOC100816852 gene encoding probable serine/threonine protein kinase IREH1: protein MVFKGRFFSSKKSDSSSPDASSNSPRSFSSNSPSRSDKKKSKSAASQTLVAAAAGGSGGGGLASCRQTQVKDGTKKKDTVKGKESQTPPPESRKDSPAKKLTAAEGRESPSSSSVSPILASSLGLNRIKTRSGPLPQESFFGFRGEKGTAALGGSNLSRPGVSARAGDGKKKEVASQSRVGFHEGSVGSAAAGGWGDNGGNSDNVSTSGSLPSREQSPVVLPRSRLQNGESSSEAAGKQVSSRAQSGGLKSADVCTPETAYDFENPKESESPRFQAILRVTSAPRKRFPSDIKSFSHELNSKGVWPFPFSKPRRLNNLEEILVVIRAKFDKAKEDVNSDLAIFAADLVGILEKNADTHPEWQETIEDLLVLARSCAMTSSGEFWLQCESIVQELDDRRQEHPPGMLKQLHTRMLFILTRCTRLLQFHKESGLAEDEPVFNLRQSRVLHSAGKCIPPSVGRDTKSSSATKVLKPSSKKAFSQEQSMMGWKKDVMQPENLSIPADDDNAKHFNSSSGRNRMASWKKFPSPTGRSPKEAVQLKDQNYGRIESSKASNNKRFSSDVDTAKPSELHPVKDSLDHASKHQHKVSWGHWGDQQNNNSEENSIICRICEEDVPTSHVEDHSRICALADRCDQKGLSVNERLGRIAETLEKMMESCTQKDTQQMVGSPDVAKVSNSSMTEESDVPSPKLSDWSRRGSEDMLDCFPEADNSVFMDDLKGLPLMSCKTRFGPKSDQGMTTSSAGSMTPRSPLMTPRTSQIDLLLAGKGAYSEHDDLPQMNELADIARCVANAPLDDDRTTSYLLSCLDDLRVVVDRRKFDALTVETFGTRIEKLIREKYLQLTEMVDVEKIDTESTVDDDLLEDDVVRSLRTSPIHSSRDRTSIDDFEIIKPISRGAFGRVFLAKKRTTGDLFAIKVLKKADMIRKNAVESILAERDILITVRNPFVVRFFYSFTCRENLYLVMEYLNGGDLYSLLRNLGCLDEEVARVYIAEVVLALEYLHSLHVVHRDLKPDNLLIAHDGHIKLTDFGLSKVGLINSTDDLSGPAVNGTSLLEEDETDVFTSEDQRERRKKRSAVGTPDYLAPEILLGTGHGFTADWWSVGVILFELLVGIPPFNAEHPQTIFDNILNRKIPWPAVPEEMSPQAQDLIDRLLTEDPNQRLGSKGASEVKQHVFFKDINWDTLARQKAAFVPASESALDTSYFTSRYSWNTSDGLVYPASDDEDSSDADSLSGSSSCLSNRQDEVGDECWGLTEFDSGTSVNYSFSNFSFKNLSQLASINYDLTKGWKDDPPTNSSA, encoded by the exons ATGGTCTTCAAGGGAAGAttcttctcttccaagaaatccGATTCTTCTAGCCCCGATGCATCCTCCAATAGTCCTCGATCTTTCTCCTCCAATTCTCCTTCCAGATCCGACAAGAAAAAATCTAAATCCGCCGCTAGTCAAACCCTAGTCGCCGCTGCCGCCGGCGGCAGCGGCGGCGGCGGTCTCGCTTCGTGCCGGCAGACGCAGGTCAAGGATGGAACCAAGAAGAAGGATACGGTCAAGGGGAAGGAAAGTCAAACGCCGCCGCCGGAGTCTCGGAAGGATTCTCCGGCGAAGAAGCTGACGGCGGCGGAGGGACGGGAATCGCCGTCGTCGTCATCGGTGTCTCCGATTCTGGCGTCGTCGCTGGGGCTTAACAGGATCAAGACGAGATCGGGGCCGCTGCCGCAGGAGAGCTTCTTCGGATTCAGGGGCGAGAAAGGGACGGCGGCGCTCGGCGGCAGCAACCTCTCGCGGCCGGGTGTTAGTGCCCGCGCCGGCGATGGGAAGAAGAAGGAGGTGGCTAGCCAGAGCAGGGTGGGATTTCACGAGGGTTCCGTCGGCAGTGCCGCCGCCGGAGGTTGGGGCGATAACGGGGGCAATTCCGATAATGTGTCAACGTCGGGGAGCTTGCCATCGAGGGAGCAGAGTCCGGTGGTGTTGCCGCGGTCGCGGTTGCAGAATGGAGAGTCATCATCGGAAGCTGCAG GCAAACAGGTATCATCACGGGCTCAGTCTGGAGGCTTAAAAAGTGCAGATGTTTGTACTCCAGAG ACAgcatatgattttgaaaacccTAAGGAGTCTGAATCTCCTCGTTTTCAAGCTATATTACGTGTCACTAGTGCACCCAGAAAGAGGTTTCCTTCGGACATCAAAAGTTTTTCCCACGAATTGAATTCGAAAGGTGTCTGGCCTTTTCCATTTTCGAAGCCTCGACGGTTAAATAACCTTGAG GAGATTTTGGTTGTTATTAGGGCAAAATTTGATAAAGCAAAGGAAGATGTGAACTCTGATCTGGCTATTTTTGCGGCAGACCTGGTTGGAattcttgaaaaaaatgcagATACTCATCCTGAATGGCAAGAAACCATTGAGGACTTGCTAGTTTTGGCCAGGAGCTGTGCTATGACTTCATCTGGTGAGTTTTGGCTTCAGTGTGAAAGTATAGTTCAGGAGTTGGATGACAGGCGTCAAGAACATCCTCCAGGGATGTTAAAGCAGCTTCACACTCGAATGCTTTTCATTCTCACAAGGTGTACCCGATTATTGCAATTCCATAAGGAAAGTGGTTTGGCTGAGGATGAACCTGTTTTCAATCTCCGTCAATCCAGAGTCTTGCATTCTGCTGGAAAATGTATTCCTCCTAGTGTGGGAAGGGATACTAAAAGTTCAAGTGCTACAAAGGTCTTAAAGCCTTCATCGAAAAAAGCTTTTAGTCAAGAGCAGAGTATGATGGGTTGGAAGAAAGATGTTATGCAACCAGAAAATCTATCTATTCCTGCTGATGATGACAATGCAAAACACTTTAACTCTTCTTCAGGCAGGAATCGAATGGCTTCTTGGAAGAAATTCCCTTCTCCAACAGGAAGAAGCCCTAAAGAAGCTGTTCAGTTGAAGGACCAAAATTATGGGAGGATTGAGTCTTCAAAGGCATCAAATAATAAGAGATTCAGTTCTGATGTGGATACTGCTAAGCCATCTGAGCTTCATCCTGTCAAAGATTCCTTGGATCATGCTTCCAAACACCAGCACAAAGTTTCCTGGGGACACTGGGGAGATCAGCAGAATAATAATAGTGAGGAGAATTCAATAATTTGTCGTATATGTGAAGAGGATGTTCCTACTTCACATGTTGAAGATCATTCAAGGATTTGTGCACTTGCTGATAGATGTGATCAGAAGGGACTGAGTGTCAATGAGCGTCTTGGCAGAATTGCTGAAACACTAGAAAAGATGATGGAATCATGTACACAAAAGGATACCCAACAAATGGTGGGAAGTCCCGATGTTGCAAAAGTGTCAAATTCTAGTATGACTGAAGAATCTGATGTTCCTTCACCTAAACTTAGTGATTGGTCTCGCAGAGGCTCGGAGGACATGCTAGACTGTTTCCCTGAAGCCGACAATTCTGTTTTTATGGATGACCTAAAAGGATTACCACTTATGTCATGTAAAACTCGTTTTGGTCCAAAGTCTGACCAAGGTATGACAACATCATCTGCAGGGAGCATGACTCCCAGGTCTCCGTTGATGACACCACGGACAAGTCAGATTGACTTGCTCTTGGCAGGGAAGGGTGCTTATTCTGAACATGATGATCTGCCGCAG ATGAATGAACTTGCTGACATAGCGCGCTGTGTGGCAAATGCTCCTTTGGACGATGATCGCACGACGTCATATTTATTATCTTGTCTTGATGATTTGCGGGTTGTTGTAGATAGAAGGAAATTTGATGCACTTACTGTGGAGACCTTTGGAACGCGTATTGAGAAGCTGATTCG AGAGAAGTATCTGCAGCTCACTGAGATGGTGGATGTGGAAAAGATAGATACAGAGAGCACTGTTGATGATGATCTATTGGAAGATGATGTGGTTCGCAGCTTGAGAACAAGCCCAATCCATTCTTCAAGGGATCGTACCTCCATTGATGACTTTGAGATTATAAAACCTATCAGTCGTGGGGCATTTGGAAGGGTTTTCTTGGCTAAAAAGAGAACAACTGGTGATCTTTTTGCAATAAAG GTTCTCAAGAAGGCAGATATGATCCGGAAGAATGCTGTGGAAAGTATATTAGCAGAACGTGATATCTTAATTACAGTACGCAACCCTTTTGTG GTTCGATTCTTCTATTCTTTTACATGTCGTGAGAACTTATATCTTGTCATGGAATATCTTAATGGAGGTGACCTGTATTCACTATTAAGGAATTTAGGTTGCCTAGATGAGGAAGTCGCCCGTGTATATATTGCTGAAGTG GTGCTTGCGTTAGAGTATTTGCATTCTCTGCATGTGGTTCATCGTGACTTGAAGCCTGACAATTTGTTGATAGCACATGATGGTCATATCAAG TTAACAGACTTTGGGCTTTCTAAAGTTGGTCTCATCAACAGCACAGATGATCTGTCTGGTCCAGCTGTGAATGGGACATCACTACTGGAAGAAGATGAAACTGATGTATTTACATCCGAGGATCAAAGGGAAAGGAGGAAGAAACGTTCTGCAGTGGGTACACCTGATTACTTAGCCCCAGAGATACTTTTGGGAACTGGACATG GGTTTACTGCTGATTGGTGGTCTGTTGGGGTCATTTTATTTGAGTTGCTTGTTGGTATTCCACCCTTCAATGCAGAGCACCCTCAG ACTATATTTGATAATATTCTTAATCGTAAGATACCTTGGCCAGCAGTTCCTGAAGAGATGAGTCCTCAAGCACAGGATCTTATTGATCG ATTATTGACAGAAGATCCTAATCAAAGACTAGGATCCAAAGGGGCGTCAGAG GTAAAGCAACATGTTTTCTTCAAGGACATAAACTGGGATACACTTGCCAGGCAGAAA GCTGCATTTGTTCCTGCTTCTGAGAGTGCTCTAGATACCAGTTACTTCACTAGTCGCTACTCGTGGAATACTTCTGATGGTCTTGTATATCCAGCAAGTGATGATGAGGATTCTAGTGATGCTGATAGCTTAAGTGGCAGCAGTAGTTGTTTGAGCAATCGACAAGATGAAGTG GGAGATGAATGTTGGGGTCTTACCGAGTTTGATTCTGGCACATCTGTCAATTACTCTTTTAGTAATTTCTCCTTTAAG AATCTCTCCCAGCTTGCATCAATCAACTATGATCTCACCAAGGGATGGAAAGATGACCCGCCAACGAATTCTAGTGCATAG
- the LOC100305582 gene encoding uncharacterized protein LOC100305582 precursor has translation MMNNMAYPNKAFFLFVMFFSASLHLGMFDTSLDQLLPGLGQGAFLQDAKCMQRLLPCQEYLKSPNNPSPACCEPLKEMQENNTQCLCNFVNSTTLFQSLGGSKDEILKLPQACGINFDPSKCNNTGGGGSQEQSSTAASEGEYAVSEEETSESTSSTKMITPHGIIYFGVPGFVALLTALVFSSY, from the exons ATGATGAATAACATGGCCTATCCCAACAAGGCCTTCTTCCTCTTTGTCATGTTCTTTTCTGCATCTCTTCACCTTGGCATGTTTGATACTTCTCTTGATCAGCTTCTGCCTGGCCTAGGACAAGGTGCGTTTCTACAAGATGCAAAATGCATGCAAAGGCTTCTTCCATGCCAAGAATACCTGAAATCTCCAAACAACCCTTCTCCGGCTTGTTGTGAGCCATTGAAGGAGATGCAAGAAAATAACACGCAATGTCTTTGCAATTTCGTTAACAGCACTACTCTATTTCAGTCCCTTGGTGGTTCCAAGGATGAGATCTTGAAGCTCCCCCAAGCTTGTGGCATCAATTTTGACCCTTCTAAGTGCAACAACACAGGAGGAGGAGGATCCCaag AACAAAGCTCAACAGCAGCATCAGAAG GTGAATATGCTGTATCTGAAGAGGAAACTTCTGAATCAACAAGTTCAACAAAAATGATTACGCCACATGGAATCATTTATTTTGGTGTACCTGGTTTTGTTGCATTGTTGACAGCTCTAGTATTTTCTTCATACTAG